CGAGGTGTACGACGAGTGGTTCGCGCACCGGCTCACCCGCGCGCAGTGGCGCGAGGTGGTGCTGGGCAGCCCCGGGCTGCAGGAGTTCCGCCAGGCGATGTTCAGCCGCCTCGTGCCCAACCTGCGGGAGATCGGCCTGATGAGCGCGCGCGTGCTGCCGCGCTACGAGGAGGCGGGGCTCATGCGCTACTTCCACGGCGCCGCGGCAGACCGCGTCAGCGCGAGCCAGCTGCTCGAGTAGGCCGGGGTGGGGTGCCGGGTTCGGCACCGTGAGCCCGCGCGTCGCGCTTCATTCTCGCCCGGAGGGAGCGCCCTCGCGGCCCGGCCGCAGAGCAGGCAGCGCATCGTGGAGGGCGTGCGGGTCAGAACGCGGGGGCGAACACATCCTTGAGGCAGTCGCGCCCCGCGGCTACCCCCACTCCCATGCACCGGCTCCTGCGCCATCTGCGGTCACTCGTCCGCCTCGGTCCGGGGAGGCCCGCGGTGTGGGCGGGCTTGAGGGCGGCGCTGGCCACGGTGCTCCCGCTCGTGGTCGCCTCCCTGCTCAGGCTGCCGGCAGCCTCGTGGGTGGGGCTCGCGGGCTACATGGTGACGCTCGCGGACAAGGGCGGCAGCTACCGCACCCGCGCGCAGACGCAGGGGGCCCTCGCGGTGCTGGCGGCGCTGGCGGTGGGGCTCGCGGCGCTGGCCGGGGGCAATGCGGCGCTCTCGGCGCTGCTGGTGCTCGCGTGCGTCGTCGCCGGCAGCTTCGCGCGCTGCTACGGCGAGGCGGCGGCGGGCGTGGGGCGGCTGGTAGGGGTGCTGATGATCATCTCGCTCGCCACGCCGGTGGACACGCTGCAGGCGGCCGGCACGCGGGCGGGCTTCGTGCTGCTGGGCGGGGCGTGGGCGATGCTGCTCGCGCTGGGGCTGTGGCCGCTCTACCCCTACCGCCCGGCGCGCCGCGCGGTGGCCGAGGTGTACCGGGTGCTGGCCTTCACGGCGGAGGACCTCGCGCGCCGGGTGGCGGTGGACGCGGGCCCCTCGAGCTGGTCGGCGCACGCGGCGCTGCGCCACGCGCGGCTGCGGCCCACCATCGAGGCGGCGCGCACGACACTCGCCGCCACGCGCCTGGGGCGCTCGGGGGAGACGGGGCGCGGCGAGCACCTGATGGTGCTGCTGGAGGGCGCGGACCTCACCGGCACGGTGCTCATCGCGCTCGCCGAGGCGATGGAGTCCGCCGAGGGCAAGCCCGCGTACGTGCACGCGCGCGCCGAGGTGCACCGGCTCACCGAGGCGTACGGGCGCATGGCGCGCTGGGTGGTGCGGGCGCTGGAGCGCGAGCAGGACGAGGTGGAGCCGCGGGTGCCGCGCCGCGCCTCGGAGACGCTGGTGCGGCGCGCCGAGGTGGAGGAGCAGGCCGCGTTCTCCGGCGTGCGGCGCCACCCCTCGGGGCCCGTGCCGGGCTACGTGGCGGCGCTGCTGGACACGCTGCGCTCCTACGCCTCGGTGGCGTACGAGACGGCGGCGGGGCTGCTCAGCGGGCGCCCGCCGAGCGAGAGCGGGCGGCACGCGGCGGCCGGGGCGCCGCGCGTCGGACGCAAGAGCCTCCTCGCGCCGCTGAGCGACCACCTGGGCCTGGACTCGCCCATCCTGCGCCACGCGCTGCGCGTGGGGCTGATGACCAGCTTCGCAGTGCTGCTCACGCACGCGCTGGGGCTGGACCACGGCTACTGGGTGACGGTGACGGTGCTGGTGGTGCTGCAGCCCTATGCGGCGAGCACCGAGGAGCGGGCGCTGCAGCGCGTGGTGGGCACCATGGTGGGCGCGTGCGTGGCGGCGCTCGTCGCCACCTTCCTGCACGCGCCCTTGCCCCTGCTGGTCACCATCTTCCTGCTCTCGGGCACGGCGGTGGCCCTGATGCCGCTCAACTACGGCCTGTACCAGATGACCCTCACCCCGGCCTTCGTGCTGCTCGCGGAGATGAGCCTGCCGGGGCACCACCTCGCGGGCCAGCGCAT
This window of the Aggregicoccus sp. 17bor-14 genome carries:
- a CDS encoding FUSC family protein, encoding MRAALATVLPLVVASLLRLPAASWVGLAGYMVTLADKGGSYRTRAQTQGALAVLAALAVGLAALAGGNAALSALLVLACVVAGSFARCYGEAAAGVGRLVGVLMIISLATPVDTLQAAGTRAGFVLLGGAWAMLLALGLWPLYPYRPARRAVAEVYRVLAFTAEDLARRVAVDAGPSSWSAHAALRHARLRPTIEAARTTLAATRLGRSGETGRGEHLMVLLEGADLTGTVLIALAEAMESAEGKPAYVHARAEVHRLTEAYGRMARWVVRALEREQDEVEPRVPRRASETLVRRAEVEEQAAFSGVRRHPSGPVPGYVAALLDTLRSYASVAYETAAGLLSGRPPSESGRHAAAGAPRVGRKSLLAPLSDHLGLDSPILRHALRVGLMTSFAVLLTHALGLDHGYWVTVTVLVVLQPYAASTEERALQRVVGTMVGACVAALVATFLHAPLPLLVTIFLLSGTAVALMPLNYGLYQMTLTPAFVLLAEMSLPGHHLAGQRILNTLLGGGLALLGTWVLWPSPERRRFPDFAAALLRADAQYLREVAASAGAADARVRESRRRMGRALLEAEASFQRLAAEYHGPPAALEPAMALLTYARRFAAAVTTLSVERGASSAEVLEPIAGAAGQALEGLAQSLSEGRPPGPLRPLAVPAAARGDAFYATLLERVPRQLGVLHGAVARLTREVPLQRRKLDGDSARSASGWSLRSPS